A region of the Pelecanus crispus isolate bPelCri1 chromosome 1, bPelCri1.pri, whole genome shotgun sequence genome:
GAATCTGAATGCCAAAATTTATCCTCAACACTTTGATCAGAGATGaacaaggaggggaaaaaacccagattaATTTACAAATGTTGGGTTGAGTTCATGTGAATGCCATTCAATAAATCCACTTTTTATCTGTAGGTGTCAACATGCATTTGATTAGAAGTCAGGACAATGATATttagaaatgacatttttgtaaTATTCAGAGGAAAAGTTGAGGTTCTTTACCTGACTGTACTTAAATCCATCTGTGTTTTCTCATCCTTGTAATCTAAAGATTTAAGTAATCTTTTAAGATGAAAGAATTTACATAAAACTTATAGAAGCAGGATGCCTTTGAGGTGTTGCTTTTATAAACTgatttgtttattattttgttttgtcttgatttttttttttttttccctcttatcCTTCAAGGCCCAACTGTTGTTGTTATAAAACTCTTAACAATTACCTTTAAATTGATGAGGCCTGAGAAACTGTCTTCCAGGTAACCTGTTTTCTGGAAATTCACTCAGGAATTATTTTAGTTGCTGTATATATTGTAATTGCATAAGTGCACATGAGTAAGTAATTTATAAACTTCCAGATAGTATGTGTtgatctaatttatttttcaattggATCTCATTACTGAGGATTCATGTATCTTCATTTTAGGTGATTTAGTACTTCAAAAATAACAGTAGTGAAATGGTTTTCCTTCTGTATATATTTGAACACATCTGTGGGGAGTATCAAGACTACAGTAATTCTACGTCtcattctttcagaaaagagGCATCAGTTGATGCAAGGTACACAAATGGCTTAAGGAAAGAAGATTAAATTTTAGATACCGTTTTCCTGTACATGTAATTGGGGCATGTAAAAGGTGTGAAAAACTGATTAGTGTACTTCTTTAGGACTTGAGTCATGCTTTGCATAATCCCCAAGACTCACCAGTGGCTCCTGAAGTCACATCTCTGCGTTAACACAGCAGGACCAATTCTGCAACAATATCCTTTGGTTTTGCCAATAGAACTGATGTGTATGTAGCAATGTTAATTTATTCCATCCTCATGAAATACTTTCAACTGGAGTTTGGGTATCCTCAACTAATTTAACTAAAGTTACAGATGAAGTGGCTTGCTTTCATTGTGactttgggttatttttttgaTGTGTTCTGCTTTGTGAACTTTCAGTAATTATAAGGCTGGTAGTGTAGTGCACCTCGGCATGTCGCTTACCCTGTGCGTGctgtgaaagaaagaagctTTGAAGGATTGCTTTCCTAGTCTCTTGTGGCTCAGTAGGAGCTCTTGTCGGCTAAGCATCTTAGCTGTGTAGTCCTGCAATGTAAACTCTCTTCTCTGAACAACTTGCTCCTCCACCTGCCTGGTGCTGTGGAGCAACATGGGAAGCAAGTATTGTATTCCAGCCAGTTTGTGCCTGCTTAGAGTGGAAAATGTGCAGTCAGTTGTAAGCAGGACAAAATGCTGGGCTCCTAGATATGGCAGTAGTGAATTTTGTAGTGttgtctgaaaaataacaaatttccACAGTACTGTAGCTATGGCATCCAAGGAGTTCTGAATAATTGTGTGTTCATGCTTCTCAAGACAATTATTTCTGGTGTCTTGTAGACTTTTCAAGGCTATTTGTGTAACTGTAAAGGCTAGAAGCTTCAACTCTtcaaaatgagaatgaaaattTCTGTTATCTGTTATTTGTGTTTAGAAGAGAAATCTGTGATAAAATTCATAGGTGGCCAAAATTGCCAATTCCTTTGAGTGTTACACCTCTACTCACCACACATATTCAGAAAGTGTTAGAAAAACATCTAAGAAATTACCAATTTAGATTATTATAAAAGCATTGTAGAAAAAGTATGTATTGATGAAGGATCACCAGTCTGCTCACCCATGTTGCATTTGAAGAGAGAAGCAATGCAAAGGCTTTTGCTTGTGCAAATgaaattcttaaaattattatgttctatttcagattttcagataCTGTCATTGTCATTCCACAGGGCTTTTAACTGCAATTTATTCTGGTAGGGTATGCCTCCATTACTGCACTTCATACCCTGCCTCCTGGTAAAAGGAGAGTTGTCTAGAAACACATAGAGTTTGATTGCTGTCACGTTTTCTTTGAGAATTCTTGTGGTCTGCCTTTCAGAGTAGGAGGTTTGTTTgtcatttatgaaaataaattttgtaaaaGATTCCCTACTGTGAGTGTAGATACAAAGTTTCAGCTGGCTCTTGGTAGTCGGTGGAAACtcatttccctttaaaataaaaggggtCTGCAGCATTACTGCAGTGGGCAGAGCTGAACTGTGATTATACAGTGTGAGTTTATTAAAGCAGGATAATTCACTAGAATTATCATACTAAATATATCAGATATGACAGAGACCAACCCTTCCGGTAAGCATATGTGTTATTTAATAAATGCTAATGTCAGTTAAGAGCTGTCCACACACAAAGTAGCCAGATAATGGAGTGGACTTGACTtctgtttttgttgtggtggtggtggttgttgttttGCCCCTTTTCAGAGAAAGGAAGTACTATTTAGAaagaggtgaagaaagaaaGGCGTGGTtattaaatattcaaaatagtaaaaaaataccacaatccaaagctttttttaccctaaagctgacattttgtttctttgaagatACAGGTTCTATTTTCTTGCTTATGAAAACTAAGAGACTTTCTTAGGAAGGGCACAGGAAACTGTTGGAGTTCATTAGTGCATAAAGATATGTATATGTTTGTGCTGATCTGTTGTACTGCTCTAGACTGCTATTAGAAGTTGAGCTAACAAATGAAAACTGACTGGAATACCTATACTATGTGACACCCACAATTGAGATAACCATGATTTAACATTGGGACTTTGAGTAGCTAATATATTACTTAAATACCAGCAGAGTTGGTGTTCGACTTTCATTTCTGAACATTCTCTGCAGTTAAAAATTCAAGTGAGTAATAATGTTGGAAAGGCTTTTGAAGCTTAGCAATAATAGATGTGTTGCAGGGGCTATGTCATGCACCACCTTCATGCAGAGTCTTTGTGAATCTTTACTTAGACTTAGCTGCCTTTTGATTACTGCTGTGACCATGAGCCACGAGGGAGAAGAGCATTTGTTGACTCAGACTGTATTTGCCTTCTAGTAGTCCTTGCGTATTGAAGTTTAGATAGAATCTTTTTGCTGTTGAATACAAGAATCCTGAAATGGATAGAGGTTTTTTTACCCCTAATCATGTTAGTTTGAATATAATAGGTGCTTTACAAAAGTCTTACAGATGCTTATCAAAATCctaaaaaatactctttaaatTGTTTAACTCTTGCTGTGTTTCACAAAAAGTGCTTCCAACTTCTTGCATTTGTAGTGATGTAAAGAGGAAGGAGTTTAAGCCCTACTGCTGGAGGAGTGTTTTTGGATAATTGTGCTACTTTGTTATTTACAACATGCTAGAAATAACAGGCTGGAAAACTAAGACACGCGTGCTTTGTGATAACTTCAGACTTTTCTACGCACTGTTCAGAATTTCACTGGGAGTAAATATATCACAGTTCAGTTTTATGCAGGTCAGATTAATTTAAGTCATGCCTACATGGTACCACAATGGGACTGTGTCAAGACCTGAACTAGCACATTCTAGTGAAAAGTCGTGTAGACATACCTGTGATACATTGTTTTAATATTAGAACTTGAGACATGATGATTCCCACTCTTGTGTTTAAACTGTTGTCTCTCTTGATATCTAGATCTAAAAATATAATACAGTAATTCTTTTACACATGCAGCGCGGGATGGAGGAGAAGTTGTTGTGATGGCTTAAAAGGTAATtgattgtgttttatttattacagaaaatgccAGAAGCCTCAGAAGACCGTAATCATTGGAAGGCCTGTTGACTTCCATTTTTTGGTAATCTGGAACATCACCAATCTGGCATGGCGCAGGGTAGTCAACAACTCGATGTGCAGGTACTCCATGACCTCCGACAACGTTTCCCTGAGATACCTGAAGGGGTGGTATCTCAGTGCATGCTTCAGGTATGGTAAAGCgtctgtgtattttatttttgtagtatGAAAATTCTTTTTAGTAGTACACATGGAACATAGATTTTCattcttctggttttatctTGAAAGGGTGGAAGACTCCactatttgcatttttgtcCTGTCTTTTGTGTACAAAGATTTTATCATTCTTCACTTACAGTTGTGCGGGTTTTTCTGCTGACTGTTCTTCCTTGTCTGTGTGACCTGTGACTGCATGCATACAGGGAAATAAGGAAAGTGGGTAATGGTATGATTATTGATGATGGCTGcataaataataaacatataCTGGAGGAGATTTTAGCAAACAATGACTCGCTCTTCCAAGGTAAGGAACTGGCTTTAGATAGGAATCTAAAGATTTTCTGTCTTCATGGCATCTTTTTGCCACAGCTGTCCaaaggtttatttttacttctcagTTTCCAGGTCAGGTGGCAGTTCttcccccaccgccccccccccccccttttttttccccccttttccatttcttccttccacCCTCACCTAAAATCACAAATTGGAAGTGGTAAGTGACCGCACATAATCATTTTCCGAAGTAGTGGTCATCTGGGAATACCTTCTGTTAATGGGAAGATTCAGGAGCAGAATAGAAACATGTACAATCTGGTTTAGCCTTGTGCGGCTGTGGCTAAGATGGAACCTAATATGATAAACTGCTGCATATGAAAGTAGCGAAGCTACTGTGGCTGTAATTTTTGCATTGTGTGTCTTTGAAGCcatacaaatacaaatgaatTGCTTTCAGACAAATGTAAAGCAGGGGAAGCCTTGCAATATAAAGCTTTACTTATACGGACAGTCATCTCTTCTGTACTGTTAAGTACATGACCTTTTTGATGAACTATGTTTAAGTCATAGACATCTTTAAACTGATAAAGGACCCCTAATGCTGCAGAAGCCTATGGGGTTCTGAATAGCTACTTAACATTACATTGCAAAtatctgtcacttttttttaagtgtagaATCTGTTTCCAAACCTACTTTATATTTGGTTTAAGATACATGAGCTGGTTTCCATTAACCTATTGCATGCTCTAGATTTAAAATAGTGTGAGTTTTGGACCTATTAGAAATTGAGGGTCCTTTGAAATGGCAAATATATTCCATACCCTGAGAAAATCAGATTAGGGCTTGTCCTGTCCGTGTTCTCTCTACCTCCACCCTGATGAAATGACCTAAGGAAGCTGAGGAGTCTCTTTATGAGGTCCAGTTTAGATGGCAAGTGGCTGATAGTAGTGGTTAACTTTTTTGAGACTGCTGTCTTGGCACTATGGTGCtggttgttattattataaggTCTGGTTCCCACatgttctggttttaaatttttctgaTACTTCTGGATATTCCCATTGACCATTGGGGTCTAGAAAGGGAGCTTGGCATGAAGGGGAAGTAGTCAGGGAGAAGTATCCATAGAGTGAGAGCCGTGCATAATTAAGTGCTGGACTCTTTTGTCTTCTGTCATGTTCAGGAGTAAGTCTTCATCTGAGAAGATGCTGAATATGTGTGTTCATCTGATTGTGAAATCATACGAAATTTTGGTAAAGTCATCTTCACTTTATTATTAAGACTGACTAGGTATCAGTcctttagaaaagaaatgtaactgTGACGTTTCAACCAGCTGGATAGGCTGTTGAAAATTTATGGCAAGGCCACATGAGTATGaatattgtcatggtttagccctagccagcaactaagtaccacacagcttCTTGCTGACTaccccctggtgggatgaggaagagaattggaaaagtaaaagtgagaaaactcatgggttgagataagaacagcttaatatttgaaataaagtaaaatagtagtagtaataataataatatgcaaagcaagtgatgcaggatgcagttgctcaccacgtgccaaccgatgcccagccagtccccgagcagcaatcgctgcccctcggccaactccccccagtttctatactgagcatgacgtcatatggtatggaatagccctttggtcagtttgggccagctgtcctggctgtgccccctcccagcttcttgtgcacctggcagagcatgggaagctgaaaagtccttgactagtgtaagcagtacttaacaacaattaaaccatcagtgtgttatcagcattatcctcattctaaatccaaaccacagcattgtgccagctactaggaagaaaattaactccatcccagacGAAATCAGGACAAATATGTATACAGACTTTATATAGTAATGGTTTCACTTCTATTTTAAACACTATCATTAATGTATATTCCTTAGAATGGTAATCTTGGCACAATAAGGAAGGTGAGAGTATATGtctgtatatataaatatgtacacACTTGTTCTAATAGGAGGTGCTGTATGTCACAGAAGGTACCAGTCTTGGATCACATATAACGAAGTTAGGTGCTGAGGGCCAGATGTAGTTGAACTTGActtgaagttaattttttttctttaactactgtttaaattaaaaactgaacCACAGCTGACACAGGCTGTTGTatggggattaaaaaaaaatgaatccaCAATCTGGAATGCTTTCTAGTGATTTTAGTCTTTTGGAAAAGCTGTCATTCATGTTGTTCTTTTAACAAGGCTAGATTGAGCTAAAATGAgtggagaggggaagaagggaaagggaattCCCCGTTATACTTTTTACTTGATTCATAACTTATTGTCTGTgtattttcagctgctggcaccACAGAACAGATCAAACATTTACAGGGATTATTTGGTTTCTTCACTGATGTATGAATAAACCTTTCTTTAGCCTTAAGCCTGAAATTCTTAAAGGCAGTTGAAATTATGTCATAGTAGTACAGTGCTTTATGGAATTGCCAGTACTTTTTCAAGTAATACTTATTCTGACTTCATTTTCAAGGCACTGAATTCTGTTCTACCAAGAGAAGCTGGTTTAAAATGTTGGGCTTTTAAACTTTTGGGTAAAGAGGAATACCCAGgtaaacagtaaaataaaggTGAAAACAGTAAACACTCAGGTAAATGTTAAAGTGTCATCTGCATTTATGTTTTGACTTTCCAGAGTTTTGCAATTTTAATCTAGTTTAATTTGATTTGTGGTGTTATTAGAAGTAAATTGTGCATATCCTTGCAGAAGATGCCAAGAGTTCTAACCATTGCTTTCCCCAAAACtggacttgatttttttaatatgtcatACTGTAGCTAGTGTTACCATAGCATTTTGCTAGATGCAATGTGAGCTATCTACCACTTGCATGCTAGGTATaatctttatttcaaaattcgTGTCTGTGAAATGTTATCCCTAGTTATGTTCAGGCTAGGCTTGATTGCAGTTTCAGTTGAATGCTTGCTGAACACTGAGcagtggctttttcttttgctatttgaCAATAATAGGTGTTTGTTCTTACTCCTAGAACAACAACAACCTAGATGCCTGTTGTCGAGCCCTCGCGCAGGAGAGCAACAAATACTTATATATGGAGTACCATAGCCCTGATGACACCAGAATGAATAGAAATAGCCTTTTGCACATTAATCTGGGTATTCATCCTCACACCAGCTATCATGCAGGGGATGGAGCTCAACTTAATGGTGGTCGTACACTGGTACACAGTTCAAGCGATGGACATATTGATCCACAACGCACAGCAGGTAAACAGCTGATATGCTTAGTTCAAGAACCACATTCTGCTCCCGCTGTTGTGGCAGCTTCTCCTAGTTACAATCCATTTTTCATGAATGACCAGAATAGAAATGCAGCTACTCCTCCTCCACAGCCACCTCCACAGCCATCTTCCATACAACCAGGAATGAACACGTCTGCTATGCAAGGCCCTCCTCCTACGTATATGCACATACCTCGGTACAGTACAAATCCCATTACTGTTACAGTATCACAAAACCTCCCCTCTGGACAGAGTGTACCCAGAGCTCTACAAATTCTTCCACAGATTCCAAGCAATCTTTATGGGACTCCTGGCTCTATTTATATAAGGCAAACATCTCAAAGTTCTTCAGGACGACAGACTCCTCAGAATGCACAGTGGCATTCATCGCCACAGGGCCCAGTTCCACATTATAGTCCCCGTCCTCTACCTGTGTATCCACATCAACAGAACTACCAACCTTCTCAGTATTCTCCTAAACAACCCCAGATCCCTCAGTCAGCTTTTCGATCACCACCGGCATCCCAGTGTCCCTCTCCCTTTGGCTCTCCTCAGCACCAAGTTCAGCCTCCTCAGCTGAGTCATCAGAGTTCACATGTTTTCATGCCTCCTAGTCCTTCAACTGTCCCACCCCATCCATATCAGCAAGCATCCCAAACTTTTCAAAAACAAGGCGGTCACTCTGTATCGTATCTTCCTCCTTTTGCTGGACCTAGTTTATCCAAAGGTTCCatgaataaaatagaaattacagTTGAGCCACCACAAAGACCTGGGACTGCAATGAACAGAAGTCCTTCACCAATAAGTAATCAACCATCTCAACGAAACCAGCACCCACTGTATGCAGCCACTACTCCTCCTTCAAGCTCTCCATCAAGAGGTATGTCAGGTCAACCCAAACCTCCATTTAGTGTTAATCCAGTATATATTACCTACACTCAACCAACTGGACCTACAGGTGCACCAACACAGTCTCCTCGGGTAATGGTATCTCAGCCAAACCcaaccatttttaaaatcacagtagGTCGAGCACCGACTGAGAATCTTTTAAATTTAGTGGACCAAGAAGAGCGTTCTGCAGCACCAGAACCTATTCAGCCTATTTCTGTAATCCCAGGatctggaggagaaaaaggaagccATAAGTATCAGAGAAGTTCTAGTTCTGGATCAGACGACTATGCTTACACCCAAGGTAAATGTTTTACCCTGCAAATGTATTATTATAAAACGCATTTTCAGCCTGATTTTGCTACTTACTGAGTGAGAATTTTTGAACCTGTACAGAGAAGACTAGAAATTGCACCAAAAATCATCGAATGAGAGagtttgttctgattttttaaaaattttgccAAATTTCAGTCTAACACATAAAGAATTTCCAAGGTTCTTAAAATTGCTATGCTTTTGATGTTAGGTgaatttcttaaaagaaaacacagcagctaACAAGAGTAAGTGGTTTGTTCATA
Encoded here:
- the TAB3 gene encoding TGF-beta-activated kinase 1 and MAP3K7-binding protein 3 translates to MAQGSQQLDVQVLHDLRQRFPEIPEGVVSQCMLQNNNNLDACCRALAQESNKYLYMEYHSPDDTRMNRNSLLHINLGIHPHTSYHAGDGAQLNGGRTLVHSSSDGHIDPQRTAGKQLICLVQEPHSAPAVVAASPSYNPFFMNDQNRNAATPPPQPPPQPSSIQPGMNTSAMQGPPPTYMHIPRYSTNPITVTVSQNLPSGQSVPRALQILPQIPSNLYGTPGSIYIRQTSQSSSGRQTPQNAQWHSSPQGPVPHYSPRPLPVYPHQQNYQPSQYSPKQPQIPQSAFRSPPASQCPSPFGSPQHQVQPPQLSHQSSHVFMPPSPSTVPPHPYQQASQTFQKQGGHSVSYLPPFAGPSLSKGSMNKIEITVEPPQRPGTAMNRSPSPISNQPSQRNQHPLYAATTPPSSSPSRGMSGQPKPPFSVNPVYITYTQPTGPTGAPTQSPRVMVSQPNPTIFKITVGRAPTENLLNLVDQEERSAAPEPIQPISVIPGSGGEKGSHKYQRSSSSGSDDYAYTQALLLHQRARMERLAKELKLEKEELERLKAEVNGMEHDLMQRRLRRVSCTTAIPTPEEMTRLRSLNRQLQINVDCTLKEVDLLQSRGNFDPKATCNFYDNIEPGPVVPPKPYKKEHQTSSKQTPRTQPRDEDFEGAPWNCDSCTFLNHPALNRCEQCEMPRYT